In Notamacropus eugenii isolate mMacEug1 chromosome 1, mMacEug1.pri_v2, whole genome shotgun sequence, one genomic interval encodes:
- the EFCAB9 gene encoding EF-hand calcium-binding domain-containing protein 9, giving the protein MKVKQGSFLWYLYLDKIYCLLSVRNVKALLEYFQVLDVHRMQGLNDVIFYHFLHHVTDLNKSQIMIVFDMLDWDAIGQIGFEEFYMLICVLLSHENHLEERFIYRHSRPVFELLDRDGELRVGLSQFEAFRFLFNFRNQEMKQIFKNFDVTGDERLNYKEFRLFTIFCLDKHQERQKLERNKYVLLKQKTLFERWREEHRMKK; this is encoded by the exons ATGAAAGTGAAACAAGGATCATTTCTGTGGTACCTCTACTTAGATAAAATATACTGTTTACTATCAGTGAGAAATGTCAAGGCACTGTTGGAATATTTCCAAGTTCTTGATGTGCACAGAATGCAGGGTCTGAATG ATGTGATCTTCTATCACTTTCTTCATCACGTGACCGACTTGAACAAGAGCCAAATTATGATAGTGTTTGACATGCTGGATTGGGATGCCATAGGGCAGATTGGCTTTGAAGAGTTCTACATGCTCATTTGTGTCCTATTGTCACATGAG AATCACTTGGAAGAGCGATTTATCTATCGACATTCCCGGCCTGTGTTTGAGCTACTTGACAGAGATGGGGAGCTTAGGGTTGGGTTAAGCCAGTTTGAAGCCTTCCGATTCCTCTTCAATTTCAGGAACCAGGAAATGAAACAGATCTTCAAGAATTTTGATGTTACAGGTGATGAG CGTCTTAATTACAAAGAGTTCAGGTTGTTCACTATCTTCTGCCTTGACAAACATCAGGAGAGGCAGAAATTAGAGAGAAATAAATATGTGCTTCTGAAACAGAAAACTCTCTTTGAAAGGTGGAGagaggaacacagaatgaagaagtga